The following proteins are encoded in a genomic region of Mycobacterium kiyosense:
- a CDS encoding hypothetical protein (frameshifted, insertion at around 2408934;~possible pseudo due to internal stop codon) — MFVATDRSDRLGTGPQLVPAWMVVGAWEHLCAHGELTQDELLNDLNVKRSAFVCALLAQFEDVMVESAPATTLQLIRGQTP, encoded by the coding sequence GTGTTCGTTGCAACCGACCGTTCAGATCGTCTGGGGACCGGCCCCCAACTCGTCCCAGCGTGGATGGTTGTTGGGGCATGGGAGCATCTCTGCGCTCATGGTGAGCTGACTCAGGACGAGTTGCTCAACGACCTCAATGTGAAGCGATCAGCCTTCGTCTGTGCGCTGCTCGCTCAGTTTGAGGATGTGATGGTCGAATCCGCGCCGGCAACGACGCTGCAACTCATCCGTGGTCAAACCCCTTGA
- a CDS encoding membrane protein, producing MELRIFWPSIAVTIGSLVAAYLYRGIHALILCAILGVLEVSLSFDNAVINATVLRRMDAFWQRIFMTVGILVAVFGMRIFFPLLVVWMTAGLAPRQAMQLALNPPPNDAAYFPDGSPSYETALTTAHPQIAAFGGTFLLLLFLDFIFCEREITWLSWLERPLGKAGKRGHLSVAAAALALVLTSEFLSDNEQRHSVLLSGLLGMVVYMVVDSLGSMFAVDDDATDPGAGGPSQLVKASGKAGFFLFLQLEVLDASFSFDGVIGAFAITADPILIALGLGFIGAMFVRSITIFLVRKGTLSEYVYLEHGAHWAIGALAVILLISIRFHVNEIVTGMIGVVLIGASLLSSMVRNRRKRPDVAGTA from the coding sequence GTGGAATTGCGCATTTTCTGGCCGTCGATTGCGGTCACGATCGGTTCGCTGGTCGCCGCGTACCTCTACCGGGGAATTCACGCGCTCATCCTGTGCGCGATCCTGGGCGTGCTGGAAGTGTCGCTGTCCTTCGACAACGCGGTGATCAACGCGACGGTGCTGCGGCGAATGGACGCGTTCTGGCAGCGGATCTTCATGACCGTCGGGATCCTGGTCGCGGTGTTCGGCATGCGGATCTTTTTCCCGCTGCTGGTGGTGTGGATGACCGCGGGCCTCGCACCACGCCAGGCTATGCAGCTCGCGCTCAATCCCCCACCCAACGATGCCGCGTACTTCCCCGATGGCAGTCCCAGCTACGAAACCGCGCTGACCACAGCGCATCCGCAGATCGCCGCCTTCGGAGGCACTTTCCTGCTGTTGTTGTTCCTGGACTTCATCTTCTGTGAGCGCGAGATCACCTGGCTTTCGTGGTTGGAGCGCCCGCTTGGCAAAGCGGGCAAACGCGGCCACCTGTCCGTGGCGGCTGCGGCGCTGGCGTTGGTCCTGACCTCCGAATTCCTTTCAGACAACGAACAACGCCACTCGGTGCTGCTGTCCGGCCTGCTCGGCATGGTCGTCTACATGGTGGTCGACAGCCTGGGGTCGATGTTCGCGGTCGACGACGACGCCACCGATCCGGGCGCCGGCGGACCCTCCCAACTCGTCAAGGCATCCGGCAAGGCCGGGTTCTTCCTGTTCCTCCAGCTCGAGGTGCTGGATGCGTCGTTCTCGTTCGACGGGGTAATCGGTGCGTTCGCCATCACGGCCGATCCCATTCTGATCGCGTTGGGGCTTGGTTTCATCGGAGCGATGTTCGTCCGGTCGATCACCATTTTCCTGGTGCGTAAGGGGACCCTCTCGGAATACGTGTACCTCGAACACGGTGCGCACTGGGCGATCGGCGCGCTGGCGGTGATCTTGCTGATTTCGATCAGATTCCACGTCAACGAGATCGTGACCGGCATGATCGGAGTGGTCCTCATCGGTGCGTCATTGCTCAGCAGCATGGTGCGTAATCGTAGGAAGAGACCCGACGTAGCGGGCACTGCCTGA